The proteins below come from a single Crateriforma spongiae genomic window:
- a CDS encoding MFS transporter has product MPTRFFLIFGAFLVSVLMWVDRACISAAKEDMATDLGFSDQQMGWVMSAFALGYALFQVPSGKLADRFGPRRVMTVVCLVWSAFTALTGVVRGLAPMIGLRFFFGMGEAGGYPTLARAFTSWLPMNERGITNSISFSGGRLGAALAMPGVVWLIHTLGGWQQTFWFFGALGIGFAVMWFLLFRDLPENHFAVSEAEAKHIVHSRSPKRDNENGNVRSAEMPIRFTQMLQSPNMLMLMVQYVAHNFTFFFTVTWFFPYLKGEYSLTSEQTGLYAAAPLLCGVVGNWLAGFTVDRLYSQGRWTLSRRLPAAIGFALAAIGMSLCVNMTTPAAAVICMCVAIFGSDMILSPSWSTCMDIGGNSAGAVSGAMNMVGNLGAFATSLSFPYLLAYFDAHQPFFYIAAALNVAAIFMWFRIRPDRSMHEELNLSAAS; this is encoded by the coding sequence ATGCCCACACGCTTCTTTCTGATCTTTGGTGCGTTTCTAGTCTCGGTTTTGATGTGGGTGGACCGCGCCTGTATTTCTGCCGCGAAAGAAGACATGGCGACGGACCTGGGGTTTTCGGATCAGCAGATGGGCTGGGTCATGTCCGCCTTTGCCTTGGGGTATGCCCTGTTCCAAGTCCCCAGTGGTAAGCTTGCCGATCGGTTCGGACCACGTCGGGTGATGACGGTGGTTTGCCTCGTTTGGTCAGCATTTACGGCGTTGACCGGCGTGGTGCGTGGGCTGGCGCCGATGATCGGACTGCGGTTCTTTTTTGGAATGGGAGAAGCGGGGGGGTATCCAACGCTGGCCAGGGCTTTCACGTCTTGGTTGCCGATGAACGAACGTGGCATCACCAATTCCATCAGCTTTTCCGGCGGTCGCTTGGGAGCCGCCTTGGCGATGCCAGGGGTCGTCTGGCTGATTCATACGCTGGGCGGATGGCAGCAAACCTTTTGGTTCTTCGGCGCCCTGGGGATCGGGTTTGCGGTGATGTGGTTCTTGCTGTTTCGTGACCTTCCGGAAAACCATTTTGCCGTATCCGAGGCGGAAGCCAAACATATTGTTCATTCGCGTTCGCCTAAGCGTGATAATGAAAATGGCAATGTTCGTTCAGCTGAAATGCCCATTCGTTTTACACAGATGTTGCAATCGCCCAACATGCTGATGCTGATGGTTCAGTATGTCGCGCATAACTTCACGTTTTTCTTCACGGTCACCTGGTTCTTTCCTTATTTGAAGGGCGAATATTCGCTGACCAGCGAACAAACCGGTCTGTATGCCGCAGCGCCGTTGTTGTGTGGCGTCGTTGGTAACTGGCTGGCCGGATTCACCGTCGACCGGTTGTACAGCCAAGGTCGATGGACGCTTTCACGTCGCTTGCCCGCGGCGATCGGTTTTGCTTTGGCAGCGATCGGAATGAGCTTGTGCGTGAACATGACCACGCCGGCAGCGGCCGTGATCTGTATGTGTGTTGCCATTTTCGGCAGTGATATGATTCTTAGCCCGTCTTGGTCGACCTGCATGGACATCGGCGGCAACAGTGCGGGTGCGGTCAGTGGGGCGATGAATATGGTTGGCAACCTGGGGGCATTTGCAACCTCATTGTCATTCCCGTACTTGCTAGCGTACTTTGACGCGCATCAACCGTTTTTCTACATCGCTGCGGCATTGAATGTGGCCGCGATCTTCATGTGGTTCCGAATTCGTCCGGACCGTTCCATGCATGAAGAACTGAATTTGAGTGCAGCATCATGA
- a CDS encoding 3-hydroxyacyl-CoA dehydrogenase family protein, translated as MNLDDIQTIAIAGIGQMGTACAVAFRRAGYRVLLWGRNAEKLAAVQPTLQQMDQWCDQNSDDPVVSGGRIDCQDDVAILDREADVVLDCVVEVMDDKVDVLQKFSSAARRDVLFLSATSALSVTEMAARAKVTELLVGAHFWNPPHLIPVVEMVRGTDTPESKVQLACDLMQRIGKIPIVCKDVPGFVGNRLLHAMWREALHMIDEQVCSPADIDRITRLTFALRLPLLGPIENMDYVGLDATERLQRFMAPRLCSQTTPARCLTEKTRSGDLGVKSGKGFYDWSERDIDQVIRKRDQQVVQQLKWLKEMGEL; from the coding sequence GTGAATCTGGACGACATCCAGACGATCGCGATCGCCGGCATCGGTCAGATGGGAACCGCATGCGCGGTGGCTTTCCGACGTGCCGGGTATCGAGTCCTGTTGTGGGGCCGCAATGCGGAAAAGCTTGCTGCCGTCCAGCCGACGCTTCAGCAGATGGATCAATGGTGCGACCAGAACAGCGACGACCCGGTCGTTTCCGGCGGCCGAATCGATTGCCAAGACGACGTAGCGATCCTGGATCGCGAAGCCGATGTCGTCCTGGACTGCGTCGTCGAAGTCATGGATGACAAAGTCGATGTGCTGCAAAAGTTCTCGTCCGCGGCACGTCGTGACGTCCTGTTTTTGTCGGCAACCAGTGCATTGTCGGTCACGGAAATGGCCGCCCGTGCGAAGGTGACCGAGTTGTTGGTGGGGGCACATTTCTGGAACCCTCCGCATCTGATTCCCGTCGTGGAAATGGTTCGCGGTACGGACACGCCCGAGTCAAAAGTTCAATTGGCTTGTGACCTGATGCAGCGGATCGGAAAGATACCGATCGTATGCAAGGACGTTCCTGGGTTTGTGGGCAATCGGTTGTTGCATGCGATGTGGCGGGAAGCACTGCATATGATCGATGAACAAGTGTGTTCGCCCGCAGACATCGATCGTATCACGCGATTGACCTTTGCCCTGCGCCTGCCCTTGCTGGGACCGATCGAAAACATGGACTACGTCGGGTTGGACGCGACCGAGCGTTTGCAGCGGTTCATGGCACCGCGATTGTGTAGTCAGACAACGCCTGCACGGTGTCTGACTGAAAAGACCCGGTCGGGTGACTTGGGCGTCAAGTCGGGTAAAGGCTTCTACGATTGGTCCGAACGAGACATCGATCAAGTCATCCGCAAACGTGATCAACAAGTCGTCCAACAACTGAAATGGCTGAAGGAAATGGGCGAACTGTAA